One part of the Leucobacter triazinivorans genome encodes these proteins:
- the mltG gene encoding endolytic transglycosylase MltG, whose amino-acid sequence MNARTRSEPRHVGRRILISLLVVALLLGGLVAAGGYLWAQYGGQISQLFGWTSNDYEGEGHGETVVVITEGEIGEDIAATLAEADVVKTSEAFYELLLAQEPAVEFHPGSYRVKLQMSAQAALDALQDPENRMAFTAMIPEGKTVDQTLELVSAGADIPLEELQAAAEDVSAFDLPAGVDSLEGWLFPATYEFEEETTGTEAIARLVQEQKAVLDEFGVAVDDRERVLNIAAMVQREGGRIEDFGRVSRVIQNRLDQGMLLQMDSTAQYGMGQHDDGSVWSTDEALADDNPWNTYVHEGLPRGPIANPGRDAIAAAIAPEEGDWLYFVAVDLDTGESVFSATLEEHNTAVEQLNQWCAANPGKGC is encoded by the coding sequence ATGAACGCACGCACTCGCAGCGAGCCCCGGCACGTCGGGAGGCGGATCCTCATCTCCCTCCTCGTGGTCGCGCTGCTGCTCGGCGGGCTCGTCGCGGCGGGCGGCTACCTGTGGGCGCAGTACGGCGGGCAGATCTCACAGCTCTTCGGCTGGACCAGCAACGACTACGAGGGCGAGGGCCACGGTGAGACCGTCGTGGTCATCACGGAGGGCGAGATCGGCGAGGATATCGCTGCGACCCTCGCCGAGGCCGATGTGGTCAAGACCTCGGAGGCCTTCTACGAGCTCCTGCTCGCGCAGGAACCCGCCGTCGAGTTCCACCCCGGCTCGTACCGGGTGAAGCTGCAGATGAGCGCCCAGGCCGCGCTCGACGCGCTGCAGGATCCCGAGAACCGCATGGCCTTCACGGCGATGATCCCCGAGGGCAAGACGGTCGACCAGACCCTCGAGCTCGTGTCGGCCGGCGCCGACATCCCGCTCGAGGAGCTGCAGGCCGCGGCCGAGGACGTCTCGGCCTTCGACCTCCCGGCCGGCGTCGACAGCCTGGAGGGCTGGCTCTTCCCGGCGACCTACGAGTTCGAGGAGGAGACGACGGGCACGGAGGCCATCGCGCGCCTCGTGCAGGAGCAGAAGGCGGTGCTCGACGAGTTCGGGGTTGCCGTCGACGACCGCGAGCGCGTGCTGAACATCGCGGCGATGGTGCAGCGGGAGGGCGGCCGGATCGAGGACTTCGGCCGGGTATCGCGGGTCATCCAGAATCGACTCGACCAGGGGATGCTGCTGCAGATGGACTCGACGGCCCAGTACGGCATGGGCCAGCACGACGACGGCAGCGTCTGGTCGACCGACGAGGCGCTGGCCGACGACAATCCGTGGAACACCTACGTGCACGAGGGGCTCCCGCGGGGCCCGATCGCCAACCCGGGCCGCGATGCCATCGCTGCGGCGATCGCCCCGGAGGAGGGGGACTGGCTGTACTTCGTCGCGGTCGACCTCGACACGGGCGAGTCGGTGTTCTCGGCGACGCTCGAGGAGCACAACACCGCGGTCGAGCAGCTGAACCAGTGGTGCGCGGCCAATCCCGGCAAGGGGTGCTAG
- a CDS encoding DUF349 domain-containing protein gives MSEASNETTWGRVDDDRTVYVREGEGERVVGSFPDGTPEEALAYFTRKYADLEGQVALLEARIARGTADASAADTVAKLRAQLVEPAAVGDIAALRERVDKLAGRTAELSEKQQAEREAARTEALEKREAIVTEAERLAAQPETSIRWKDTSQAFEQLFADWQAAQRGGPQIPKAQADALWKRFRSARQTFDSARRAHFAQMDANNKEVRQRKERIISAAEALAPKGIDGIPAYRGLLDEWKAAGRASRKLDDQLWARFKAAGDVLYEAKAAEVAQTNEEYAANLTAKQQLLDQAEPILQQQDHAAARMRLTEVQLRWDEIGRVPREALRDVEGRLRKIEDHVKRLEDEHWRKTNPETKARSEGLRGQLEASIAELEAQIETARNAGDTRAQADAEEKLAAQQSWLAAIGD, from the coding sequence GTGAGTGAAGCGAGCAACGAAACGACCTGGGGGCGCGTCGACGACGACCGCACCGTCTACGTGCGCGAGGGCGAGGGCGAACGCGTCGTGGGCTCGTTCCCCGACGGCACTCCCGAGGAAGCGCTGGCCTACTTCACGCGCAAGTACGCCGACCTCGAGGGACAGGTCGCGCTGCTCGAGGCGCGCATCGCCCGCGGCACCGCCGACGCCTCCGCCGCCGACACGGTGGCGAAGCTGCGCGCACAACTGGTCGAGCCCGCGGCCGTCGGCGACATCGCCGCCCTGCGCGAGCGCGTCGACAAGCTCGCCGGCAGGACCGCCGAGCTGAGCGAGAAGCAGCAGGCGGAGCGCGAGGCGGCGCGCACGGAGGCCCTCGAGAAGCGCGAGGCGATCGTGACGGAGGCCGAGCGGCTCGCGGCGCAGCCGGAGACGTCGATCCGCTGGAAGGACACCAGCCAGGCTTTCGAGCAGCTCTTCGCCGATTGGCAGGCCGCGCAGCGCGGCGGCCCGCAGATCCCGAAGGCGCAGGCCGACGCGCTCTGGAAACGCTTCCGCTCGGCACGCCAGACCTTCGACTCGGCGCGCCGCGCCCACTTCGCGCAGATGGACGCGAACAACAAGGAGGTGCGGCAGCGCAAGGAGCGGATCATCTCCGCCGCCGAGGCGCTCGCCCCGAAGGGCATCGATGGCATTCCCGCCTACCGCGGCCTGCTCGACGAGTGGAAGGCGGCCGGCCGCGCAAGCCGCAAGCTCGACGACCAGCTCTGGGCGCGGTTCAAGGCCGCCGGCGACGTGCTCTACGAGGCCAAGGCGGCCGAGGTCGCGCAGACCAATGAGGAGTACGCCGCCAATCTCACGGCCAAGCAGCAGCTGCTCGACCAGGCCGAGCCGATCCTGCAGCAGCAGGATCACGCGGCAGCCCGCATGCGCCTCACCGAGGTGCAGCTGCGTTGGGACGAGATCGGGCGCGTCCCGCGCGAGGCGCTGCGCGACGTCGAGGGCCGTCTGCGCAAGATCGAGGACCATGTGAAGCGCCTCGAGGACGAGCACTGGCGCAAGACGAACCCCGAGACGAAGGCGCGCAGCGAGGGCTTGCGCGGGCAGCTCGAGGCGTCGATCGCCGAGCTCGAGGCGCAGATCGAGACGGCCCGCAACGCGGGCGATACGCGCGCCCAGGCAGACGCGGAGGAGAAGCTCGCGGCGCAGCAGTCCTGGCTCGCCGCGATCGGCGACTGA
- a CDS encoding shikimate dehydrogenase family protein, whose amino-acid sequence MTPGEQDPDPRDGVLRERLAVLGSPIAHSKSPAIHAAAYEALGLDWGYGRRELDAPALGPFLASRGPEWRGFSLTMPLKEEAHRIASVLDPIAAESGVVNTLLRIASGVGDGPRWAGFNTDVTGLAAAIRGAGLDASSTIVLGSGATAVSAILAARRLGARHVEVVARNVEAIADLVARFGSSRESDTGAWLHVSGTPLQSFERGFHPHDPAAGATLVISTLPGPAARDLELPAELTRLPLFDVAYDPWPSPLAERWRAAGGEAHAGTDMLVEQALIQIRIFRGGDPATPLPDEGTVLAAMRAAL is encoded by the coding sequence GTGACGCCCGGGGAGCAGGATCCCGATCCTCGGGACGGGGTGCTGCGCGAGCGCCTCGCCGTGCTGGGCTCGCCGATCGCCCACTCGAAGTCGCCGGCGATCCACGCCGCCGCCTACGAGGCGCTCGGTCTCGACTGGGGGTACGGCCGCCGCGAGCTCGACGCACCCGCTCTCGGACCCTTTCTGGCCTCCCGCGGGCCGGAGTGGCGCGGCTTCTCACTCACGATGCCACTGAAGGAGGAGGCCCACCGGATCGCGTCGGTGCTCGATCCGATCGCGGCCGAGAGCGGCGTCGTGAACACGCTGCTGCGCATCGCGAGCGGTGTGGGCGACGGTCCGCGCTGGGCGGGGTTCAACACCGACGTGACGGGTCTCGCCGCCGCGATCCGGGGCGCCGGGCTCGACGCGAGCAGCACGATCGTGCTGGGCTCGGGGGCCACAGCGGTTTCCGCGATCCTCGCCGCCCGGAGACTGGGCGCTCGGCACGTCGAGGTCGTGGCGCGCAACGTGGAGGCGATCGCCGACCTGGTCGCGCGTTTCGGGAGCTCGCGGGAGTCGGACACCGGGGCGTGGCTGCACGTCTCAGGGACCCCTCTGCAGAGCTTCGAGCGGGGTTTCCATCCGCATGATCCCGCCGCAGGCGCCACCCTCGTCATCTCGACGCTGCCGGGGCCGGCGGCGCGAGACCTCGAGCTCCCCGCGGAGCTGACGCGCCTCCCGCTCTTCGACGTGGCCTACGATCCGTGGCCCTCGCCGCTCGCGGAGCGGTGGCGCGCCGCCGGGGGAGAAGCGCACGCCGGCACGGACATGCTCGTCGAGCAGGCCCTGATCCAGATCCGCATCTTCCGCGGCGGCGACCCCGCGACACCGCTGCCGGACGAGGGCACGGTGCTCGCGGCGATGCGCGCGGCACTGTGA
- the ruvX gene encoding Holliday junction resolvase RuvX, with amino-acid sequence MRTGVRLGIDVGKARVGVARSDLHGMLATPVETVPRDLAGDADLARIAAIASELEAVEAVVGLPLNLRGERTPSTEDAERFAQRLADRLDAPGVTVRLVDERLSTVSAQGQLRQAGKKTKQSRSIIDQAAAVVILQHALDVERARDDAPGQAVVPRERSGEETQS; translated from the coding sequence GTGCGCACCGGCGTGCGACTCGGGATCGACGTGGGCAAGGCGCGCGTCGGCGTGGCGCGGAGCGACCTGCACGGCATGCTCGCCACGCCGGTCGAGACCGTGCCCCGAGACCTCGCGGGTGACGCCGACCTGGCGCGCATCGCGGCGATCGCGAGCGAGCTCGAGGCCGTCGAGGCCGTGGTCGGGCTTCCGCTGAACCTGCGCGGAGAGCGGACTCCGTCCACGGAGGATGCCGAGCGCTTCGCGCAGCGCCTCGCCGACCGCCTCGACGCACCGGGCGTGACCGTGCGACTCGTCGACGAGCGCCTGTCGACGGTGTCGGCGCAGGGACAGCTGCGGCAGGCGGGCAAGAAGACCAAGCAGAGCCGATCCATCATCGATCAGGCCGCGGCGGTGGTGATCCTGCAGCACGCTCTCGACGTCGAGCGCGCCCGGGACGACGCGCCTGGCCAGGCGGTCGTTCCGCGCGAACGGTCCGGGGAGGAGACCCAGTCATGA
- the rpsD gene encoding 30S ribosomal protein S4 encodes MSTTSRTRSQTRRSRALGIALTPKAARYLEKRPYGPGQHGRTKRKSDSDYAVRLREKQRLRAQYGIREKQLVIAFKEARRQDGLTGENLVELLEMRLDSLVLRAGFARTTAQARQLVVHRHILVDGKIVDRPSFRVKPGQLIHVKERSEGLEPFQVAAAGGHAEVLPNVPGYLEVELDKLQARLVRRPKRAEVPVTCEVQLVVEYYSGR; translated from the coding sequence GTGTCGACTACGTCGCGTACCCGCTCCCAGACCCGCCGATCCCGCGCACTCGGGATCGCCCTCACGCCGAAGGCGGCCCGCTACCTCGAGAAGCGCCCCTACGGCCCCGGCCAGCACGGCCGCACCAAGCGCAAGAGCGACAGCGACTACGCCGTGCGCCTGCGCGAGAAGCAGCGTCTGCGGGCCCAGTACGGCATCCGCGAGAAGCAGCTCGTCATCGCCTTCAAGGAGGCGCGCCGCCAGGACGGCCTGACCGGTGAGAACCTCGTCGAGCTGCTCGAGATGCGTCTCGACTCGCTCGTGCTGCGCGCCGGCTTCGCCCGCACCACGGCGCAGGCGCGCCAGCTCGTCGTGCACCGCCACATCCTCGTCGACGGCAAGATCGTCGATCGCCCGTCGTTCCGCGTGAAGCCGGGCCAGCTCATCCACGTCAAGGAGCGCTCGGAGGGCCTCGAGCCCTTCCAGGTCGCCGCTGCCGGTGGTCACGCCGAGGTGCTGCCCAACGTTCCGGGCTACCTCGAGGTCGAGCTCGACAAGCTCCAGGCGCGTCTCGTGCGCCGCCCGAAGCGCGCTGAGGTCCCGGTGACCTGCGAAGTGCAGCTCGTCGTCGAGTACTACTCGGGCCGCTAA
- the alaS gene encoding alanine--tRNA ligase → MQTAEIHRRWLDFFEKRGHTVVPSASLVSDDPSLMFTVAGMVPFVPYLSGLVPAPYPRATSVQKCIRTNDIEEVGKTPRHGTFFQMCGNFSFGDYFKEEAIRFAWELLTTSEDDGGLGFDPKDLWVTVYEDDDEALALWKRHSTLPDERIQRLGKDTNYWSTGQPGPAGPCSEIFYDLGPDAGVDGGPATDDDRYVEIWNLVFMQYQITDVASKTDFTIVGELPNKNIDTGMGLERVAFIKQGVQNMYEIDQVRPVLDRAAELAGKTYGANHEDDVRLRVIADHVRSGLMLIADGVTPSNEGRGYILRRLLRRVILSMRLLGVDGPTFPELFPVSRDAMQAAYPEVAREFEFISRAAYAEEKTFLRTLASGIQILDAAVSGARGAGGEVAGDTAFLLHDTHGFPIELTLEIAEEAGVSVDRSVFATLMQEQRDRAKADAKAKKGQRADLSVYTELRGLGETLFTGYDELNHESRVLGIVVDGAPVREAREGEVAEIVLAETSLWAESGGQDSDQGVIVGDGFEAEVLDVQKPVPGLIVHTAKVVVGTVGLDARAETRVDPDYRRGATQAHSGTHVVHAALREVLGANAHQAGSYNKAGYLRLDFTHGEALSAATRSEIEEISNLAIRSDYDVVTREMPLDEAKALGAMALFGEKYGDRVRVVDIGGPWSRELCAGTHVESSAEIGMISLVSESSVGSTNRRLESLVGIEAFRNFAAERAIVQQLTSGLKVPRAELVTKVQDLGAQLRTAEKRIAALEAEKLAQRVPELLAGAEELGEVRAVLGSLGGVGSADDVRGLALQLRDRLGAEAGVVVLAGDAGGKPVVIAATTAAARDRGVRAGDLAKLGAQVLGGGGGGKPDLAQGGGTDPAKIDEALAEIRRSLAA, encoded by the coding sequence ATGCAGACCGCAGAGATCCACCGCCGCTGGCTCGACTTCTTCGAGAAGCGGGGGCACACCGTCGTGCCCTCGGCGTCGCTCGTGAGCGACGACCCCAGCCTGATGTTCACGGTGGCCGGCATGGTGCCCTTCGTGCCCTACCTGTCGGGACTGGTGCCCGCGCCCTATCCGCGCGCGACGAGCGTGCAGAAGTGCATCCGCACCAACGACATCGAAGAGGTGGGCAAGACCCCGCGCCACGGCACGTTCTTCCAGATGTGCGGCAACTTCTCCTTCGGCGACTACTTCAAGGAGGAGGCGATCCGCTTCGCCTGGGAGCTGCTCACCACGAGCGAGGACGACGGCGGGCTCGGTTTCGATCCGAAGGATCTGTGGGTCACGGTCTACGAGGACGATGACGAGGCTCTCGCGCTCTGGAAGCGGCACTCGACGCTGCCCGACGAGCGCATCCAGCGTCTCGGCAAGGACACGAACTACTGGTCCACGGGACAGCCCGGTCCCGCGGGGCCCTGCTCCGAGATCTTCTACGACCTCGGTCCGGACGCCGGTGTCGACGGCGGCCCCGCCACCGACGACGACCGCTACGTCGAGATCTGGAACCTCGTGTTCATGCAGTACCAGATCACCGATGTCGCGTCGAAGACCGACTTCACGATCGTGGGCGAGCTGCCGAACAAGAACATCGACACGGGCATGGGGCTCGAGCGCGTCGCGTTCATCAAGCAGGGCGTGCAGAACATGTACGAGATCGATCAGGTGCGTCCGGTGCTCGATCGTGCGGCGGAGCTCGCGGGCAAGACCTACGGCGCGAACCACGAGGACGACGTGCGTCTGCGCGTGATCGCCGACCACGTGCGCAGCGGACTCATGCTCATCGCCGACGGCGTGACGCCGTCGAACGAGGGTCGCGGCTACATCCTGCGCCGTCTGCTGCGTCGCGTGATCCTGTCCATGCGGCTGCTCGGCGTCGACGGCCCGACGTTTCCCGAGCTGTTCCCGGTGTCGCGCGACGCGATGCAGGCGGCCTACCCGGAGGTGGCGCGCGAGTTCGAGTTCATCTCGCGCGCCGCGTACGCCGAGGAGAAGACCTTCCTGCGCACGCTCGCCTCGGGCATCCAGATTCTCGACGCCGCGGTGAGCGGAGCCCGGGGCGCCGGTGGAGAGGTTGCGGGCGACACCGCGTTCCTGCTGCACGACACCCACGGGTTCCCGATCGAGCTGACGCTCGAGATCGCGGAGGAGGCCGGGGTGTCGGTCGACCGCTCGGTGTTCGCGACGCTCATGCAGGAGCAGCGGGACCGGGCCAAGGCCGACGCGAAGGCCAAGAAGGGGCAGCGGGCCGACCTGTCGGTCTACACGGAGCTGCGCGGTCTGGGCGAGACGCTCTTCACCGGGTACGACGAGCTGAACCACGAGAGCCGCGTGCTGGGCATCGTGGTCGACGGCGCTCCCGTGCGCGAGGCCCGCGAGGGCGAGGTCGCCGAGATCGTGCTGGCCGAGACGAGCCTCTGGGCGGAGTCCGGCGGCCAGGACTCCGATCAGGGCGTGATCGTGGGCGACGGTTTCGAAGCCGAGGTGCTCGACGTGCAGAAGCCCGTGCCCGGCCTCATCGTGCACACCGCGAAGGTCGTCGTGGGCACCGTGGGCCTCGACGCGCGAGCCGAGACCCGCGTCGACCCCGACTACCGTCGCGGCGCCACGCAGGCGCACTCGGGCACGCACGTGGTGCACGCCGCGCTGCGCGAGGTGCTGGGCGCGAACGCGCACCAGGCGGGCTCGTACAACAAGGCCGGCTATCTGCGCCTCGACTTCACGCACGGCGAGGCGCTCTCCGCCGCAACCCGCAGCGAGATCGAGGAGATCTCGAACCTCGCGATCCGCTCCGACTACGACGTGGTGACCCGCGAGATGCCGCTCGACGAGGCAAAGGCCCTCGGCGCGATGGCGCTCTTCGGCGAGAAGTACGGCGATCGTGTGCGGGTGGTGGATATCGGCGGCCCCTGGTCGCGGGAGCTGTGCGCCGGCACCCACGTGGAGAGCTCGGCCGAGATCGGCATGATCAGCCTCGTCTCCGAGAGCTCCGTGGGCTCGACGAACCGGCGTCTCGAGTCGCTCGTCGGCATCGAGGCCTTCCGCAATTTCGCGGCGGAGCGCGCCATCGTGCAGCAGCTCACGAGCGGACTGAAGGTGCCCCGCGCCGAGCTCGTGACCAAGGTGCAGGATCTCGGCGCGCAGCTGCGCACGGCAGAGAAGCGGATCGCGGCGCTCGAGGCGGAGAAGCTCGCGCAGCGAGTGCCGGAGCTGCTCGCGGGCGCCGAGGAGCTCGGCGAGGTGCGCGCGGTGCTCGGGTCGCTCGGCGGCGTCGGCTCGGCCGACGACGTGCGCGGGTTGGCCCTGCAGCTGCGCGATCGTCTCGGCGCGGAAGCCGGCGTCGTGGTGCTCGCGGGCGATGCGGGCGGCAAGCCCGTGGTGATCGCGGCGACCACTGCGGCGGCACGCGATCGCGGCGTGCGCGCCGGGGATCTCGCGAAGCTCGGCGCTCAGGTGCTCGGAGGCGGCGGCGGCGGCAAGCCCGACCTCGCTCAGGGCGGCGGCACCGACCCCGCGAAGATCGACGAGGCGCTGGCCGAGATCCGTCGGAGCCTGGCGGCGTGA
- a CDS encoding RelA/SpoT family protein, giving the protein MVASDVTHGGTALRRLVPRIFSRGSSPGAVDQLVRTVRGNYPRADLSIIERAYTVAERAHRGQKRRSGEPYITHPIAVAQILAELGVAPVAIAAALLHDTVEDTDYGLDQLTDDFGDEIAMLVDGVTKLDKVKYGDSAQAETVRKMVVAMSKDIRVLVIKLADRLHNARTWGFVSSDSAKRKAQETLEIYAPLAHRLGIQSMKTELEDLSFAVLKPKLYAEIQNLVSQRNPQRDELVGVVISSIESDLREAKIRGEVTGRPKELYSIYQKMIVRGRDFDDIYDLVGIRVLVNSIRDCYAVLGAVHARWTPIPGRFKDYIATPKFNLYQSLHTTVIGPDGRAVEIQIRTVEMHQRAEYGVAAHWKYKQRQPGQQDGPSSNDMAWLAHISDWQAETEDPSEFLDALRFEIGAKEVYVFTPKGRVIGLPAGGTTVDFAYAVHTEVGHRTMGARVNGRLVPLETSLQNGDVVEVFTSKDPNAGPNQNWLTFVKSKRAQNKIRQWFTKERREEAAETGKVEITKALRKQGLPLHQAMNSAALQQVALQLRYADVTALYAAVGEGHVSAQSVIEKVTALVFDEQTSTEPALSTLPIIEAPRARKAGGESGVVVTGASDVLAKLAKCCTPVPGDEILGFVTKGQGVSVHRVDCHNFMQLRTQQDRVVEVEWAPSAKSVFLVQIQVEALDRSGLLSDVTRTLSEHHVNILSASVNTSSSRLAISRFVFEMANATHLEHVLNAVRRIDGVYDVYRIQS; this is encoded by the coding sequence GTGGTAGCTAGCGACGTCACGCACGGCGGTACAGCGCTGCGACGCCTGGTGCCGCGCATCTTCTCCCGCGGCAGTTCGCCCGGGGCGGTCGATCAGCTCGTGCGCACGGTGCGCGGCAACTACCCCCGCGCCGATCTCTCGATCATCGAGCGGGCGTACACGGTCGCCGAGCGCGCGCATCGCGGTCAGAAGCGGCGCAGCGGCGAGCCGTACATCACGCATCCCATTGCCGTGGCCCAGATCCTCGCAGAGTTGGGGGTTGCACCCGTGGCAATCGCGGCCGCGCTGCTGCACGACACGGTCGAGGACACGGACTACGGGCTCGACCAGCTCACCGACGATTTCGGCGACGAGATCGCCATGCTCGTCGACGGGGTCACGAAGCTCGACAAGGTGAAGTATGGCGACTCGGCGCAGGCCGAGACCGTGCGCAAGATGGTGGTCGCGATGTCGAAGGACATCCGCGTGCTCGTGATCAAGCTCGCCGACCGTCTGCACAACGCGCGCACCTGGGGGTTCGTCTCGAGCGACTCGGCGAAGCGCAAGGCCCAGGAGACCCTGGAGATCTACGCGCCCCTCGCGCACCGTCTGGGGATCCAGTCGATGAAGACCGAGCTCGAGGATCTCTCCTTCGCCGTCCTGAAGCCCAAGCTCTACGCCGAGATCCAGAATCTCGTGTCGCAGCGCAATCCCCAGCGCGACGAACTGGTGGGAGTGGTGATCAGTTCGATCGAGTCCGACCTGCGCGAGGCGAAGATCCGCGGCGAGGTCACCGGGCGTCCCAAGGAACTCTACTCGATCTATCAGAAGATGATCGTGCGCGGGCGGGATTTCGACGACATCTACGACCTCGTGGGCATCCGAGTGCTCGTGAATTCGATCCGCGACTGCTACGCGGTGCTCGGTGCGGTGCATGCGCGGTGGACCCCGATCCCGGGTCGATTCAAGGACTACATCGCCACGCCCAAGTTCAACCTCTACCAGTCGCTGCACACCACCGTCATCGGGCCCGATGGTCGCGCGGTCGAGATTCAGATCCGCACGGTCGAGATGCACCAGCGCGCCGAGTACGGCGTCGCCGCGCACTGGAAGTACAAGCAGCGGCAACCCGGTCAGCAGGACGGGCCGAGCTCCAACGACATGGCGTGGCTCGCGCACATCTCCGACTGGCAGGCCGAGACGGAGGATCCGAGCGAGTTCCTCGACGCGCTCCGCTTCGAGATCGGCGCGAAGGAGGTCTACGTCTTCACGCCCAAGGGTCGGGTCATCGGACTCCCCGCGGGCGGTACCACCGTCGACTTCGCGTATGCGGTGCACACCGAGGTGGGGCACCGCACCATGGGCGCCCGCGTGAACGGACGTCTCGTGCCGCTCGAGACCTCGCTGCAGAACGGCGACGTCGTCGAGGTGTTCACCTCGAAGGATCCGAACGCGGGGCCCAATCAGAACTGGCTGACGTTCGTCAAGAGCAAGCGCGCGCAGAACAAGATCCGCCAGTGGTTCACGAAGGAGCGCCGCGAGGAGGCAGCGGAGACCGGCAAGGTCGAGATCACCAAGGCGCTGCGCAAGCAGGGGCTGCCACTGCACCAGGCGATGAACTCGGCGGCACTGCAGCAGGTCGCCCTGCAACTGCGATACGCGGATGTGACCGCGCTGTACGCAGCCGTGGGTGAAGGGCATGTCTCGGCGCAGTCGGTGATCGAGAAAGTCACCGCGCTCGTCTTCGACGAGCAGACCTCGACGGAGCCGGCGCTCTCGACCCTGCCGATCATCGAGGCGCCGCGTGCCCGGAAGGCGGGCGGAGAGAGCGGTGTGGTGGTGACGGGCGCCTCGGACGTGCTCGCAAAGCTCGCGAAGTGCTGCACCCCTGTGCCGGGCGACGAGATCCTCGGTTTCGTGACGAAGGGGCAGGGCGTCTCGGTGCACCGTGTCGACTGCCACAATTTCATGCAGTTGCGCACGCAGCAGGATCGTGTCGTCGAGGTCGAGTGGGCGCCGAGCGCCAAGAGCGTGTTCCTCGTGCAGATCCAGGTGGAGGCGCTCGACCGCTCCGGCCTGCTCTCCGATGTCACCCGCACCCTCTCCGAGCATCACGTGAACATCCTCTCTGCGTCGGTGAACACCTCCAGTTCGCGTTTGGCGATCAGCCGATTCGTGTTCGAGATGGCGAATGCCACGCATCTCGAGCACGTGCTCAATGCCGTGCGCCGCATCGACGGCGTCTACGACGTCTACCGCATTCAGAGCTGA
- a CDS encoding replication-associated recombination protein A, which produces MRPRTLDEVVGQQHLLRPGSPLRTLASGADHGGGAVSVILWGPPGTGKTTLAQAIAHSSGRRFVELSAITAGIKDVRTVMERALNDRDLYDIATVLFLDEIHRFTKAQQDALLPGVENGWVTLVAATTENPSFSVISPLLSRSLLLTLEPLEDADLRALLERAVSDPRGLGAQVSVDDEALDALVQLASGDARRALTGLEAAAASALAMDEAGGEPPVVTPEIVSASVDRALLRYDRNGDQHYDVISAFIKSMRGSDPDAAIHYLARMIEAGEDPRFIARRLMVHAAEDVGMADPHALQVAVAAAEATQLIGLPEARIPLAEATIYIATAPKSNAVISAIDAAIADVKRGNFGLVPKHLRDAHYPGAKRMGHGKGYRYPHSDPRGVSPQQYLPDELRDRVYYEPTQHGNEREVSDRLEKIRRITRGG; this is translated from the coding sequence ATGCGGCCGCGCACCCTCGACGAGGTGGTGGGGCAGCAGCATCTGCTGCGTCCCGGCTCCCCGCTGCGCACGCTCGCCTCGGGCGCCGACCACGGGGGAGGCGCGGTGTCGGTGATCCTCTGGGGGCCGCCCGGCACGGGCAAGACCACGCTCGCGCAGGCCATCGCGCACTCGAGCGGCCGCCGGTTCGTGGAGCTGTCGGCGATCACGGCGGGCATCAAGGACGTGCGCACGGTGATGGAGCGGGCGCTCAACGACCGCGATCTCTACGACATCGCGACGGTGCTCTTCCTCGACGAGATCCACCGCTTCACCAAGGCGCAGCAGGATGCGCTGCTGCCCGGTGTGGAGAACGGCTGGGTGACGCTCGTCGCCGCGACGACCGAGAATCCCTCGTTCTCCGTGATCAGTCCGCTCCTGTCCCGGTCGCTGCTGCTGACGCTGGAACCGTTGGAGGACGCGGATCTGCGCGCACTGCTCGAGCGCGCCGTCTCCGATCCGCGCGGGCTCGGCGCCCAGGTGTCCGTCGACGACGAGGCGCTCGACGCGCTGGTGCAGCTCGCGTCGGGCGACGCCCGCCGTGCGCTCACGGGTCTCGAAGCCGCCGCGGCATCCGCCCTCGCGATGGACGAGGCCGGGGGCGAGCCGCCGGTCGTCACCCCCGAGATCGTGTCGGCCTCGGTGGATCGCGCGCTGCTGCGGTACGACCGCAACGGGGACCAGCACTACGACGTGATCAGCGCATTCATCAAGTCGATGCGCGGATCGGATCCCGACGCCGCGATCCACTACCTGGCGCGCATGATCGAGGCGGGGGAGGATCCGCGATTCATCGCGCGCCGGCTCATGGTCCACGCGGCGGAGGACGTGGGGATGGCGGATCCGCACGCGCTGCAGGTCGCGGTCGCCGCCGCGGAGGCGACCCAGCTCATCGGTCTCCCGGAGGCGCGGATCCCGCTCGCCGAGGCGACGATCTACATCGCCACCGCGCCGAAGTCGAACGCGGTCATCAGCGCGATCGACGCGGCGATCGCCGATGTGAAGCGCGGCAACTTCGGGCTGGTGCCGAAGCACCTGCGCGACGCGCACTATCCCGGAGCGAAGCGCATGGGGCACGGCAAGGGGTACCGCTACCCGCACAGCGACCCGAGGGGCGTCTCCCCGCAGCAGTATCTGCCCGATGAGCTGCGCGACCGGGTGTACTACGAGCCCACGCAGCACGGCAACGAGCGGGAGGTCTCCGACCGTCTCGAGAAGATCCGCCGCATCACACGCGGCGGCTGA